A window from Dehalobacter sp. DCA encodes these proteins:
- a CDS encoding ATP-grasp domain-containing protein → MKDKVFILGAGRGQLNLIEICKRKKFETIVISSDGDFPGFDVADRYYKIDITDKNKVLEAAKKEKISAIITDQIDVGVQTAAFIAEKLGIPGIGYGCSLKFTNKYIMKQEARRLGINVAEFISANDVQDAYQKAEKIGFPVVMKPVDHDGSRGVFKINNRTELEINFATSLGYSMTGEVIIEQFISGAEYETLGFVHNYHFDNLIIGRSYDFDIPNLFIPKERIYIDVKSVTGDAEKKILDINKKLVEGFGLKFGISQAEFLYDKERDKVYLVEIAARGGGIYISSDLVPLTCGIDINELLVDFATNRRKNVDLSQFRTGAAAYLCFTLPAGKITKIENADKLKEIPGVHKVFLDTIYVGKTVEKIRDKSMRIGPILVHGKNEDECIQIIERVKETLNVWVQTEHNGIQGIQW, encoded by the coding sequence TTGAAAGACAAAGTTTTTATCCTTGGAGCAGGAAGGGGACAGCTTAATCTTATTGAAATATGTAAAAGAAAAAAATTTGAAACCATTGTGATTAGTTCAGACGGAGATTTCCCAGGATTTGATGTAGCAGATCGCTATTATAAGATAGACATTACAGATAAAAATAAGGTGCTGGAAGCCGCAAAGAAAGAAAAAATTTCAGCCATAATAACCGACCAGATCGATGTCGGTGTTCAAACTGCAGCCTTTATAGCAGAAAAGCTGGGCATCCCTGGTATCGGTTATGGGTGTTCCCTGAAATTTACGAATAAATATATCATGAAACAAGAAGCACGGAGGCTTGGAATCAATGTAGCTGAATTTATATCAGCTAATGACGTTCAGGATGCCTACCAAAAAGCGGAGAAAATAGGCTTCCCGGTAGTTATGAAGCCTGTAGACCATGACGGGAGCCGGGGAGTCTTTAAGATTAATAACCGAACTGAACTGGAAATCAATTTTGCTACTAGTTTAGGTTACTCTATGACAGGTGAAGTAATCATTGAGCAATTTATATCGGGGGCCGAATATGAAACGCTCGGTTTTGTTCATAACTATCATTTTGATAATTTAATAATTGGACGAAGTTATGACTTTGATATTCCAAACTTATTTATCCCAAAAGAAAGAATTTATATTGATGTGAAGTCTGTAACCGGTGATGCTGAAAAAAAAATTCTGGATATAAATAAAAAGCTTGTCGAAGGATTCGGGCTTAAATTTGGAATTTCGCAGGCTGAATTTCTCTACGATAAGGAAAGGGATAAGGTTTATTTAGTTGAGATTGCGGCAAGGGGCGGTGGGATTTATATTTCTTCAGATCTTGTCCCGTTGACATGCGGAATTGATATCAATGAATTGCTTGTTGATTTTGCGACAAATCGGAGAAAGAACGTTGATTTATCACAGTTTCGCACCGGGGCGGCGGCTTATCTTTGCTTTACTCTCCCGGCAGGAAAAATTACGAAAATCGAAAATGCTGATAAATTGAAGGAAATTCCCGGCGTACACAAAGTGTTTTTGGATACGATTTATGTAGGGAAAACCGTAGAAAAAATACGGGATAAATCAATGAGGATAGGACCAATCCTCGTTCATGGAAAAAATGAAGATGAATGTATTCAAATTATAGAAAGAGTAAAAGAGACATTAAATGTATGGGTTCAGACTGAACATAACGGAATACAGGGAATACAATGGTAA
- a CDS encoding WbqC family protein, with the protein MKIGIMQPYFFPYLGYWQLINAVDKFVIYDNVQFTKKSWIRRNRILMNQQDLLFTLPLIKDSDFLDIRKRYLSDTYSSEKERLLTLIKYAYKNAPRFQNVMPVIEKCINFANNNLFEYTYYSIVQILEILDIKTEIITSSNIDIDHSLRNKYRVIEICKALGGDIYINSFGGMELYDKEEFQQHQLDLKFIKMSEIQYKQFNHPFVKDLSIIDVLMFNEPGEIQQLLNEYELL; encoded by the coding sequence ATGAAGATAGGAATTATGCAGCCCTACTTCTTTCCATATCTGGGGTATTGGCAATTGATTAATGCGGTGGACAAGTTTGTTATTTATGATAATGTCCAATTTACTAAAAAAAGCTGGATTCGTAGGAACCGAATTTTGATGAATCAACAAGATCTGCTCTTTACACTCCCGCTAATAAAAGATTCCGATTTCCTAGACATTAGAAAAAGATATTTATCAGATACATACTCTTCAGAAAAGGAAAGACTGCTGACACTGATTAAATATGCCTATAAAAATGCACCAAGATTTCAAAATGTTATGCCAGTTATAGAAAAATGTATAAATTTTGCTAACAATAATTTGTTTGAATATACTTATTATTCAATAGTCCAAATATTAGAGATATTGGATATAAAGACAGAGATCATCACTTCCTCAAATATTGATATCGATCACAGCCTGAGAAATAAATATCGGGTGATAGAAATATGCAAGGCTCTGGGAGGAGATATTTATATTAATTCTTTCGGGGGGATGGAACTGTATGATAAAGAAGAGTTTCAGCAGCATCAGCTTGACTTAAAGTTTATCAAAATGAGCGAGATACAGTATAAACAGTTCAATCATCCATTTGTTAAAGATTTATCAATTATCGATGTCTTAATGTTCAATGAACCGGGGGAAATTCAACAATTATTAAACGAATATGAGCTGTTGTGA
- a CDS encoding ATP-grasp domain-containing protein, whose product MWTLMEARPDLKGKLPYGNLNTILYALDKWQTWKFTKKHKLPFAETIRADQANNPGKMKDFVKNVKFPLIAKPVRGFASKGVFYIRSWKDVETAADFDNYIFQEYLGDPANLKNYFNKMDSLTPLFAHTPNISHFSCHTIISPTGEISPVFISKNEHDSGVTTGFRKIQNSELENLTLNYARAIFAEGGAGPLTVQFRQNREGLWKAQEINLRTNGNTFPRLMFGQDDLGLIMKYFLPEYDFPVYSPKEDMTDDLVCKTLFCNRIDIDSIIGLKENQKWQQNK is encoded by the coding sequence ATGTGGACACTGATGGAGGCCAGACCGGACCTCAAGGGGAAACTTCCATACGGGAATCTGAATACAATACTCTATGCCCTGGATAAATGGCAGACTTGGAAATTTACCAAAAAACATAAATTGCCTTTTGCCGAGACGATTAGGGCTGATCAAGCAAATAACCCGGGAAAAATGAAAGATTTTGTAAAAAATGTCAAATTCCCTTTAATTGCAAAGCCAGTCCGGGGATTTGCCTCAAAAGGAGTTTTTTACATTCGAAGCTGGAAAGATGTTGAGACCGCCGCTGATTTTGATAATTATATTTTTCAGGAATATTTAGGAGATCCTGCTAATCTGAAAAATTATTTTAACAAAATGGACAGTCTCACACCACTATTTGCTCATACCCCTAATATTTCCCATTTCTCTTGTCATACAATTATAAGTCCGACTGGTGAAATTTCTCCGGTATTTATTTCTAAAAATGAACATGATTCGGGAGTGACGACAGGGTTTAGAAAAATTCAGAACAGTGAATTGGAAAACCTTACACTCAACTATGCGAGAGCAATCTTTGCCGAGGGAGGGGCCGGCCCATTAACTGTACAGTTTAGGCAAAACCGGGAAGGCCTGTGGAAAGCACAGGAAATCAATTTGCGAACAAATGGTAATACCTTCCCACGCTTAATGTTTGGACAAGATGATCTAGGTTTGATTATGAAGTACTTTCTACCAGAGTATGATTTTCCGGTTTATTCTCCCAAGGAGGATATGACGGACGATTTGGTCTGCAAAACGCTGTTTTGTAATCGTATAGATATAGATTCTATAATTGGATTAAAAGAAAACCAAAAATGGCAACAAAACAAATAA
- a CDS encoding LCP family protein has protein sequence MNKKIKKYILVGIGSLLIILAAMIAYYIMSSLNYKESLVKHTKQWKEVKDPVMQEGNVTDIGSENTIYMLFLGIDKTEERESWLGVYRTDTIILGKIDINTKNINLLSIPRDTYTYVPVENKFDKINHAYAYGSVKGDGVQASIEAVNSFMGKEVVDYYFLMNMEPIPSIVDEIGGVKIDVEIDMKDHGANLSKGLQVLNGQQAFDYIHWRYSAGGDIDRLKRQQKFLNALYNQQRESGKILETLNIVLKHKEDLQTNFTMKQMIGLTKFVTEVPAENVTYSYIPGRGQTMDGISYYMPYEDWTEELLAEYLK, from the coding sequence ATGAATAAAAAAATTAAGAAATACATCCTTGTTGGTATAGGTTCGCTTTTGATCATACTTGCAGCAATGATTGCTTATTACATTATGAGTTCTTTAAACTATAAAGAGAGCCTGGTAAAGCATACAAAGCAGTGGAAGGAAGTAAAAGATCCTGTAATGCAGGAAGGGAATGTTACAGATATTGGATCAGAGAATACGATTTATATGCTGTTTCTTGGTATTGACAAAACCGAAGAGAGAGAGAGCTGGCTTGGGGTTTATCGAACCGATACCATTATTCTTGGAAAAATCGATATTAATACCAAGAATATTAATCTTTTAAGCATTCCCCGAGATACGTATACATATGTTCCTGTTGAAAACAAGTTCGATAAAATTAATCATGCCTATGCCTATGGAAGTGTCAAAGGAGACGGTGTACAGGCAAGTATTGAAGCAGTGAACAGTTTCATGGGAAAAGAAGTCGTTGATTATTATTTCTTAATGAATATGGAGCCTATTCCCAGTATTGTCGATGAAATCGGGGGCGTTAAAATCGACGTTGAAATCGATATGAAAGATCATGGAGCGAATCTATCGAAAGGACTTCAAGTTTTAAACGGGCAGCAGGCTTTTGACTATATTCATTGGCGGTATTCTGCAGGCGGGGATATCGATCGACTGAAAAGGCAACAGAAGTTTTTAAACGCCTTGTATAATCAACAGCGTGAATCAGGGAAAATCCTTGAAACCTTGAATATTGTCCTTAAACATAAGGAAGACCTTCAGACGAATTTTACAATGAAACAAATGATCGGGCTTACGAAATTTGTCACGGAAGTTCCAGCCGAGAATGTTACGTATTCTTATATTCCCGGCCGGGGGCAGACGATGGATGGGATCTCTTATTATATGCCTTATGAGGATTGGACAGAGGAATTATTGGCTGAGTATTTAAAATAA
- a CDS encoding sugar transferase, translated as MESKAAAVITTLNDSIILEKSYPFWKRTFDVLFSIFALLITSPFTIIISLQILLIYGRPVTFKQQRIGYNGKPFKIIKFRSMCKNAEDVLRRNPEIYQYYLENDYKLPDGEDPRVTKFGRFLRKTSLDELLQFWNVLKGDMSVVGPRPIVLAELEEYGDKKSLFLSMKPGVTGVWQVSGRSNIGYPERVDVELSYLNKQSLTFDILVIFKTIFKVIKRSGAY; from the coding sequence ATGGAGAGCAAAGCCGCAGCAGTCATTACAACTTTAAATGATAGTATTATATTAGAAAAATCGTATCCTTTCTGGAAAAGAACCTTTGATGTCTTGTTTTCAATATTTGCGTTGTTGATTACATCGCCATTTACAATAATAATCAGTCTGCAAATTCTGCTTATTTATGGACGACCTGTAACATTTAAGCAGCAAAGAATCGGATATAACGGGAAGCCTTTTAAAATTATTAAATTCCGTTCGATGTGTAAAAATGCTGAGGACGTTTTAAGAAGAAACCCTGAAATATATCAATATTATTTGGAGAATGATTATAAGCTTCCGGACGGTGAAGATCCAAGAGTTACAAAATTTGGACGATTTTTGCGGAAGACCAGCCTGGATGAATTGCTTCAGTTCTGGAATGTTTTAAAAGGTGATATGTCGGTAGTTGGCCCCCGCCCCATCGTGCTAGCCGAACTTGAAGAATATGGTGATAAAAAAAGTTTATTCCTGTCAATGAAACCTGGGGTCACCGGCGTATGGCAAGTCTCGGGAAGAAGCAACATTGGATACCCTGAACGCGTAGATGTGGAATTAAGTTATCTCAATAAACAGAGCCTGACATTTGATATTTTGGTGATTTTTAAAACAATTTTTAAGGTGATAAAAAGATCTGGTGCTTATTAG
- the galE gene encoding UDP-glucose 4-epimerase GalE → MKNVLVTGGAGYIGSHTVKVLLEKGFSVVVLDNLLTGHLKALGKEVKYYHGDIADRSLVLNIVKNESIEAVIHFAACSIVSDSIKRPDYYFTENVAKTNRFVASLLMGGVDKVVFSSTAAIYGVPHSVPIPEDAVTQPVNPYGVSKLMIEQMFYWMELSYGLKWVALRYFNAAGAMLDGSIGEDHEQETHLIPLVLKTALGQQKSINVFGDDYQTPDGTCIRDYIHVLDLAEAHIAALYTLEKANKGVVYNVGTGSGYSVKEVIDIAKRITGKNIHVQLAARRQGDPDMLIAKVDKIKNELAWLPHYSGMDTIIGSAWEWLSKNPKGYRS, encoded by the coding sequence ATAAAGAATGTGTTAGTGACTGGCGGTGCTGGCTATATCGGCAGCCATACAGTTAAGGTTTTACTGGAGAAAGGTTTTTCGGTCGTTGTCTTAGACAATCTATTAACTGGACATCTTAAAGCATTGGGTAAGGAAGTCAAATACTACCATGGGGATATCGCAGATAGGAGTCTAGTTTTAAATATTGTCAAGAACGAAAGCATTGAAGCGGTTATCCATTTTGCAGCCTGCAGCATCGTAAGCGATTCAATAAAAAGACCGGATTACTATTTTACAGAAAACGTAGCTAAAACAAATCGATTTGTTGCATCGTTGCTTATGGGTGGTGTTGATAAGGTTGTTTTTTCTTCGACTGCAGCAATCTATGGCGTACCGCATAGTGTTCCTATCCCGGAGGATGCGGTAACACAGCCGGTTAATCCCTATGGAGTTTCAAAATTGATGATTGAACAAATGTTTTATTGGATGGAATTGTCTTATGGTCTTAAATGGGTAGCCTTGAGATATTTCAATGCAGCTGGGGCAATGCTGGATGGCTCAATTGGCGAAGACCACGAGCAGGAGACGCATCTGATTCCCCTTGTCTTAAAGACAGCACTTGGACAACAGAAAAGTATCAATGTTTTTGGAGACGATTATCAAACGCCGGATGGTACGTGTATCCGTGATTATATTCACGTTCTGGATCTTGCTGAAGCGCATATCGCGGCTTTATATACGCTGGAGAAGGCCAATAAAGGAGTAGTCTATAATGTCGGTACAGGGTCGGGTTATTCAGTCAAAGAAGTGATCGATATCGCAAAAAGAATAACTGGTAAAAATATTCACGTTCAATTGGCCGCACGCCGACAGGGAGATCCGGACATGTTAATTGCCAAGGTTGACAAAATTAAAAATGAATTGGCGTGGCTTCCACATTATAGCGGAATGGATACAATTATTGGCAGTGCCTGGGAATGGCTTAGCAAAAATCCAAAAGGCTATCGGAGCTAA
- a CDS encoding phosphomannomutase/phosphoglucomutase: MFKENFKNMFREYDIRGRVNSEELNKENVALITRAFSTFLLRRNINRVVVGYDNRSYSKEFAEAAIQQFVADGFEVFDIGLTLSPVAYFAQYYLQSLGVMMITASHNPNGWSGFKLGDGYSKTIGPEEIKEIFNILQTQDFSTLPQSGVRIIVEIRKAYIDAVVSRIHMSDYKPKVVLDAGNGGAGLFAYEIFQRLGCLTFQLNCDPDTAYPHYFPNPSDLKARERLAQMVAHSHIQADLGLAFDGDGDRLGVIDQYGNNIWSDRILIILARQLLEKKRGAKIVFDVKCTQGLTDDILAHGGIPIMWKTGHSHIKSKMQSEKADLAGERSGHIFIADNYFGFDDAIFAGAKLIEYLSHVNKSLTEVLEDVPSYITSPEIKAHCKDSEKYLVVDRLVESFKQEYGDKVIDINGARVVFNSGWGLVRASSNLPELVLIFEADTQEKLLEIRSIFKEKITAFKEVAPNWENDLII; the protein is encoded by the coding sequence ATGTTTAAAGAAAATTTTAAGAATATGTTCCGCGAATATGATATCAGGGGAAGAGTGAATAGTGAAGAATTAAATAAAGAGAATGTCGCATTGATCACTAGGGCATTTAGTACTTTTTTATTGCGGCGAAACATTAATCGGGTTGTCGTAGGCTATGATAACCGTAGTTATTCCAAAGAATTTGCAGAGGCAGCTATTCAACAGTTTGTTGCAGACGGTTTTGAGGTATTTGACATAGGCCTGACATTAAGCCCGGTTGCCTACTTTGCTCAGTATTACTTACAGAGTCTTGGCGTTATGATGATCACAGCCAGTCATAATCCGAATGGGTGGTCAGGGTTCAAGCTTGGGGATGGATATTCAAAAACAATTGGCCCCGAGGAGATCAAAGAGATTTTTAACATTCTTCAGACTCAGGACTTCAGCACGTTACCTCAGTCAGGGGTCCGTATCATTGTGGAGATTCGGAAAGCCTATATTGATGCAGTCGTAAGCCGTATTCATATGTCCGATTATAAGCCAAAAGTTGTTCTGGATGCCGGAAATGGCGGGGCTGGTTTATTTGCGTATGAAATTTTTCAGAGGCTTGGTTGTCTTACTTTCCAACTAAATTGTGATCCCGATACTGCGTATCCCCATTATTTCCCAAATCCATCTGACCTCAAGGCAAGAGAACGTTTAGCACAAATGGTTGCCCACTCTCATATTCAGGCGGATCTTGGGCTAGCTTTTGATGGTGACGGGGACAGACTGGGGGTTATTGATCAGTATGGAAATAATATTTGGAGCGACAGAATCTTAATCATTTTGGCAAGACAGCTTTTAGAAAAGAAAAGAGGTGCCAAAATTGTTTTTGATGTAAAGTGCACACAGGGGCTAACAGATGATATTCTGGCTCACGGTGGTATTCCGATTATGTGGAAGACCGGACATTCCCATATAAAATCAAAAATGCAAAGCGAAAAGGCTGACCTTGCGGGTGAACGAAGCGGTCATATTTTTATTGCAGATAATTATTTTGGCTTTGATGACGCCATATTTGCCGGCGCTAAGCTTATCGAATATTTGTCCCATGTCAATAAGTCACTGACTGAAGTCCTGGAGGATGTTCCTTCTTATATCACTTCTCCTGAAATTAAAGCACATTGTAAGGACTCGGAAAAATATCTTGTTGTAGATCGGCTTGTCGAGAGCTTTAAGCAGGAATACGGGGATAAGGTTATTGATATCAATGGGGCGCGAGTGGTATTTAACTCAGGCTGGGGATTAGTCAGGGCATCTTCAAATTTACCCGAACTTGTACTGATTTTTGAAGCGGATACTCAAGAAAAACTATTGGAAATTCGCAGTATCTTCAAAGAAAAAATAACAGCTTTTAAAGAAGTTGCTCCTAATTGGGAAAATGATTTGATTATTTGA
- a CDS encoding diguanylate cyclase — protein sequence MYNRVFFEKELKRLNRKSNLPLSIIIGDINGVKLINDAYGNKVGDRIIVDTAQILKHCCRPKDIIARIGGDEFGIILPKTDNQTAEAILECIQTACLQKKESTVDHTFINITLGYCTKENLNEDINEVLKTAEDSVLRRKLLEQRSSHSTILTSVKATMFERSQETEEHAERLGVFSRMIGEALNLPQTRLDELELLANLHDIGKVGVNDKILKKPGKLTNREWEEMKKHSEIGYQIAMSSPSLVTIAEYILCHHERWDGKGYPQGLAGEEIPLLSRILAVVDTFDAMTQDRVYRKAFPVRDALQELERNAAASLILILSNCL from the coding sequence TTGTATAACCGGGTATTTTTTGAAAAAGAGCTGAAGAGGCTGAATCGAAAGAGCAATTTGCCTTTGTCGATTATCATCGGAGATATTAACGGTGTAAAATTAATTAACGATGCCTATGGAAACAAAGTCGGAGACAGGATAATCGTAGATACCGCTCAGATACTGAAACATTGCTGCCGGCCGAAAGATATCATCGCCAGAATCGGGGGGGATGAATTCGGCATTATCCTGCCGAAAACGGATAATCAGACAGCGGAGGCCATTCTTGAATGTATACAGACAGCCTGTCTACAGAAAAAGGAGTCTACTGTTGATCATACCTTCATCAACATCACCCTGGGGTATTGCACCAAGGAAAATCTAAACGAGGACATTAATGAGGTGCTCAAAACGGCCGAAGACAGTGTGCTCAGACGTAAGCTTCTGGAGCAGAGAAGCTCGCACAGCACGATACTTACATCGGTCAAGGCCACAATGTTTGAAAGAAGCCAGGAAACAGAGGAACATGCAGAAAGGCTTGGTGTTTTCTCCAGAATGATCGGTGAAGCCCTGAACCTTCCTCAGACCAGGCTGGACGAGCTGGAACTGCTGGCCAATCTTCATGATATCGGCAAAGTCGGTGTTAATGACAAGATCCTGAAAAAACCCGGAAAACTGACGAACAGAGAATGGGAAGAAATGAAGAAGCACTCGGAAATCGGCTACCAGATTGCCATGTCATCTCCAAGCCTCGTAACCATCGCCGAATATATTCTTTGCCATCATGAACGCTGGGACGGCAAAGGCTATCCGCAGGGGCTTGCAGGGGAAGAAATACCGCTGCTTTCGAGGATTTTGGCCGTAGTCGACACCTTTGACGCCATGACCCAGGACCGGGTATACCGCAAGGCGTTCCCTGTCCGGGATGCGCTGCAGGAGCTGGAGAGAAACGCTGCAGCCAGTTTGATCCTGATATTGTCAAATTGTTTGTAG
- a CDS encoding peroxiredoxin, with the protein MDGIKDKIGKLIDEVKEKTTDFKDKAEDTFEEVKGKAEALKDKAGEAYKEVKERAEVLKTKEGLDMDAEQAYRMPLIGDKAPSFKAVTTQGNINFPEDYYSKWVILFSHPADFTPVCTTEFMTFATMEEEFKALNTSLVGLSVDSLYAHIAWLRKIQELEWNGMKNVEVKFPLIEDIKMEVAKKYGMIQPGQSTTQAVRAVFVIDPKGTIRTILYYPLSTGRNFDEIKRIIIALQKADADQVATPANWRPGQDVIVPTAGSCGAAKERMENQTEDQYCLDWFLCFRREKSKLLRLCSHRKRRET; encoded by the coding sequence ATGGATGGGATCAAGGACAAAATCGGCAAGCTGATCGATGAAGTCAAGGAGAAAACCACGGATTTTAAGGACAAGGCAGAAGATACCTTCGAAGAAGTAAAGGGGAAAGCGGAAGCCCTCAAAGACAAGGCCGGTGAAGCCTATAAAGAAGTCAAAGAGAGGGCTGAGGTCCTGAAGACGAAGGAGGGTTTGGACATGGATGCCGAACAAGCTTACAGAATGCCTTTAATTGGTGACAAGGCGCCGTCTTTTAAGGCAGTGACAACACAGGGCAATATCAATTTTCCTGAGGACTATTACAGCAAGTGGGTGATTCTTTTCTCCCATCCGGCAGATTTTACCCCGGTCTGTACAACAGAATTTATGACCTTTGCCACGATGGAAGAAGAATTCAAAGCGTTAAACACTTCGCTCGTCGGTTTGTCGGTCGACTCCTTGTATGCGCATATTGCCTGGCTCAGAAAAATCCAGGAACTTGAATGGAACGGGATGAAAAATGTTGAAGTGAAGTTTCCGTTGATTGAGGACATCAAGATGGAAGTGGCCAAGAAATACGGGATGATCCAGCCCGGCCAGTCCACGACTCAGGCGGTAAGAGCTGTCTTTGTGATTGATCCGAAGGGAACGATAAGGACAATTCTGTATTATCCGCTTTCCACGGGAAGAAACTTTGATGAAATAAAACGAATCATTATCGCGCTGCAAAAGGCAGATGCGGATCAGGTTGCGACGCCTGCGAACTGGCGGCCCGGACAGGACGTCATCGTGCCTACGGCCGGATCTTGCGGTGCCGCCAAAGAGAGAATGGAGAATCAGACGGAAGACCAATATTGTCTGGATTGGTTTCTTTGTTTCAGACGCGAAAAAAGTAAATTGTTAAGGCTTTGCAGCCACCGGAAAAGACGGGAGACATGA
- a CDS encoding HD-GYP domain-containing protein, producing MKQDQGWLETTFESISDAVILTDIQGNIQLLSQKAELLTGWTSEEALHKPLTEVFQLLNADTYEVLGGSMLSVLKTGKNIVFAKNAVLLSKTGEKRPVKSKSKPVKDKDNHIQGIVLVFKELARKNKKLAKAEFLSFHDPLTGLYNRKFFEEEFKRLNTERNLPISLAIIDIDYLDEVKKSFGNAEGDNLIKRVAEIIKQECRVDDIVARVSENEFMILLPKTNSKQADILVNRINDLVDKEKLGALNLPLSFGCESTKKKENEIALIYKEAAEKTPPLKSTAKNRPTNVLIEIIMETLYHKNDMEEKESAQVSEFCAEIGQTLELSEKNIENLEMFGLIRNIGKVSLDSRILHKPDKLTDSEMAEIKRHPELGHEILSTMNEYAHLSDYVLAHHERWDGKGYPKGLKGEEIPLEARIVAIADAYNAMTSSRPYRKALDEETAAEEILKNAGTQFDPHLAKVFVEKVLGKEHIK from the coding sequence ATGAAACAAGACCAGGGATGGTTAGAAACGACTTTCGAATCGATCAGTGACGCTGTTATCTTGACGGATATACAAGGCAATATACAATTATTAAGTCAGAAGGCCGAATTGCTTACCGGCTGGACGAGTGAAGAAGCACTTCACAAACCGCTGACTGAGGTATTTCAGCTTTTGAACGCAGATACCTATGAAGTGCTTGGCGGCAGCATGCTGAGTGTGCTTAAAACAGGCAAAAATATTGTATTTGCCAAAAATGCTGTCTTGCTCTCTAAAACGGGTGAAAAACGTCCGGTCAAGAGTAAGTCCAAACCGGTGAAGGACAAAGACAACCATATCCAGGGTATCGTACTTGTATTTAAAGAACTGGCCAGGAAAAACAAAAAACTTGCCAAAGCTGAATTCTTAAGCTTTCACGATCCGCTTACGGGCTTATACAACCGTAAGTTTTTTGAGGAAGAATTCAAAAGACTGAATACGGAAAGAAATTTGCCGATCTCTCTGGCCATCATTGACATTGATTACCTGGACGAGGTAAAGAAATCCTTCGGCAATGCCGAAGGAGATAACCTAATCAAAAGAGTCGCTGAAATAATTAAACAGGAATGCCGTGTTGACGATATCGTTGCCAGAGTCAGTGAAAATGAATTTATGATTTTGCTGCCAAAGACTAACTCCAAACAGGCCGATATTCTTGTGAACCGGATCAATGACTTGGTTGATAAGGAAAAATTAGGCGCCCTGAACCTTCCTTTATCTTTTGGCTGTGAATCAACAAAGAAGAAAGAAAATGAAATTGCCCTCATCTATAAAGAAGCTGCAGAAAAAACTCCTCCGCTTAAGAGCACAGCCAAAAACCGACCGACCAATGTTTTGATCGAAATTATCATGGAAACTCTGTACCATAAGAACGATATGGAAGAAAAAGAATCCGCCCAAGTAAGTGAGTTTTGTGCCGAAATCGGTCAAACCCTGGAATTGAGCGAGAAAAACATTGAAAATCTTGAGATGTTCGGACTCATCAGAAACATTGGCAAGGTCAGCCTTGACAGCAGGATTCTTCACAAACCGGACAAGCTGACTGATTCCGAGATGGCGGAAATTAAGCGTCATCCGGAGCTCGGCCATGAAATCCTCAGCACAATGAATGAGTATGCGCATCTCTCGGATTACGTCCTGGCCCATCATGAACGATGGGACGGGAAGGGATATCCCAAGGGACTGAAAGGTGAGGAAATCCCATTGGAAGCCCGGATTGTTGCGATTGCTGATGCTTACAATGCGATGACCAGCAGCCGTCCATACCGAAAAGCCTTAGACGAGGAAACCGCTGCTGAAGAAATCCTAAAAAATGCTGGAACCCAGTTTGATCCTCATCTGGCCAAAGTATTTGTCGAGAAGGTGCTTGGGAAAGAACATATAAAATAG